The Sphingorhabdus lutea genome segment GTAAATCATCATCATTATCCACATCAAATATCGCGCTTAATTGGTCAAAAATCGCCTTTTCATCGCATGGCGAACCATCCAAAATATCCAATATTTCCGGCACGGGCGATGCCACTAAATGGCTTTGCCCAGATGCAAAATGGTAAATTGCACTCATTTCCCCCATGGGCGCAATTTTATATCCCTTGGCATAGGGGACGTTCATTTTTCCTGATAATTGGCAAATTTGCCAGCATCTTGTTTGCTGTGCCAGCGTCGGTGCAGGTGTCGGCGGATGTATGTCATCCTCGCCCGCCATTATAAAATATGTTCCGTGCGGTCGCGTTTGGTATTTAAATAATCAATATTAAACGGGTTCTCGCCCACTTTTATCGCCAAACGTTCCACCACTTTTATCCCCTCAGCCTGTAATCCAGCGACCTTTTTGGGATTATTGGTCAACAACCTTATCTCCTGCGCCCCCAATAATTTTAACATCCGCGCCGCGACCGAAAAATCGCGCGCATCCACGGCAAATCCAAGGCGCAAATTGGCGTCCACCGTGTCGAATCCCTGATCCTGGAGAGCATAAGCGCGCAATTTATTGACCAGCCCAATGCCGCGCCCTTCCTGCCTTAAATATAGCAAAATGCCCCAATCGCCATGCGCCATTTGATGCATGGCATTGTGCAATTGCGGGCCGCAATCACATTTCAAACTGCCCAAAACATCGCCTGTTAAACATTCGCTATGCAATCTAACAATCGGCGCTTTGCCATTGGGTTTGCCGATTAACAAGGCAATATGCTCTGCGCCGTTGCTTTGTGCGCGAAAGGCGACAATTTGCGCATCCTCACTGGCCGAAACGGGCAATTTGGCCCGCACCGCAATGTTCAAATGTTCCGATTGACTATAATCGGCAAAATCATCTGCCATCATTTGTGCCAATGGTGTGACATCATCATTTAATTGCAGAAATGCGGGCAGCAATCCCGCCTCCCGCGCAAGGTTAAGGGCAATATGCGCCAATATGGGATGCGCGCCCTCCACCACCTTAAACGGGCCTTTCATCGGGTGGCGCAAATCCAATGTCGGATCGGCAATCGCCATCGCCAATGATGCGTTAAAATCAGCGGGCCGTTTAATATGCACCGCTGCGCCAATTTTATCCGATGCGTGAACCGCCGCCTGATTGCCCAATTTTAACGTTGCGGCACGTTGGTCAGAAATCATAATCGACAAAATGCTATCATCGGCCACCGTGCCATCTGCAAATCGTTCCACCGCAATCAGGCAAATCTGTCCTTCTTTTTCACCAATAGAGATAGGCCACCCACGGCGCAGCGCGTCAATACAGCGCGCGACATTCACCGCCCCTGTTTGCCCATTACCGCTTTGCCCTTGGTTCATTTGAACAACCCTATAGCGAAAATGTGGTGACAATGGGCACATGGTCAGACGGTTTGGCCCATCCACGGCATGTTACATGCACCTGATGACTAGCCGCTTTTTCTAATAAATTGGGCGTTACCCACATATGATCCAATCGGCGGCCACGGTTGGATGCGGCATAATCACGCGCACGGTAACTCCACCATGTGTATAATTTTTCCTCCGCCGGGGTAAAATGCCGCGCCAAATCCACCCAATTTCCTGTGCCTTGTAATTTATTTAATAAATCAATTTCAATTTGTGTATGACTGACCACATTGGCAAGTTGTTTGTGGCTCCACACATCATGCTCCAATGGGGCGATGTTGAAATCCCCAGTCAAAATAGTGGGGGTTTCCACATCCTGTGACCATGCAATCATTTGATTGATGAAATTTAATTTTTGCCCAAATTTTGGATTTTCCTCCGCATCGGGAATATCACCGCCCGCCGGAACATATACATTTTCAACGCGCATTCCATTGGCCAAGGATGCGCCAACATGCCGCGCCTCCCCATTTTGTTGCCAATCATGGCGCCGTATATCGCGCAGCGGCAGCTTGCTTAAAATGGCAACGCCATGGTGCATAGGTTGGCCGTGCAATGCCTGATGATTATATCCCAACATGCGAAATGGCGCAGATGGGAAAAGATCGTCCACCACCTTGGTTTCTTGAAGGCATAAAATATCGGGTTGATATTCGATAAGGAATTTTTCAACCAATTCAATTCGGGCGCGAATTGAGTTAATATTCCAAGATGCGATTTGTATTTTTTGTGTCATAAAAACTGCTTAGGGACATGGCAGCATTTCGGCAATATGCAAAAAATTAAACCCTCATCCCGGGGGCATTTGGGATGAGGGTCAATTTTCGCGTTCGTCACGCTATTATCCGGTCCTTTGGGAGATGGGTAACAGGGGGAAACCCATATGAAATCAAACCGGATAATGTTTACATTTATACTCTTTCTTCCTGACGCTAGGATGAACAATAAATTTTCTTCACTCATTTCATCTATGTCAGAACTCGCCTAATCGCTTGGTTTATATTATCTGCGTTTTTTCGGGCGAGGGTCGGTCCAGCGAAATGACGAATCAGAAATTGCCGTGTTAAATTTTACATTCTTCAACCGAATCGTGGTGCGGTTATTTTGCGAATCAAGCGCGACCCAGCTATCCAAAGTCAAACCACCCGGTGCGCCCGCCTTGCGCAGGAATATCATGGTAATCATGCCAAATTCAGGGCGTTTGGGGTCTTTCACCTGCACGCTCACCACATTGGGGTTGCTGGTCGGTTGTAATTTGCCATATTTGGACAAATCTTGATTAGGGTCTAAAAGCGCGGAAAGCGGGCTGTTTTTAATCGGCCAGCGCTGCACCTGATTCACCTCATAATCAATCATGTTAAGCGATGAACCATCGGCAACAATCAATAATGGCACGCCCTTTTGATATTCAAATCGAATTTTACCGGGGCGTTTTAACAATAATGTGCCCGATAATGACTGTCCGCGACGATCGGTTTGGGTAAAGCTCGCGCTCATCGTGCCCACCGATTTTAAATGGGTGGAAATTTCGCCCAATGTCGCATTATTTTGCTGCGCCTCAATTGATTGCGGCGCCGTCATGGTGGCGGCAAAGCTGATCCCCAAAATGGCGATATATTTTGGCAAATTGGTCATATTCATCATTTTCACTCCATTGGGACAGGCCCAAATATCCTAACTAATTAACTTTACAATATTTTTATATTGATGCTGGCTTTAACATGGGCTGAACCCATGATTTTTCTGGCATTCATCTATATTGCCCGTATTTTATAAAGCTTGGCCATTTTG includes the following:
- the xth gene encoding exodeoxyribonuclease III, yielding MTQKIQIASWNINSIRARIELVEKFLIEYQPDILCLQETKVVDDLFPSAPFRMLGYNHQALHGQPMHHGVAILSKLPLRDIRRHDWQQNGEARHVGASLANGMRVENVYVPAGGDIPDAEENPKFGQKLNFINQMIAWSQDVETPTILTGDFNIAPLEHDVWSHKQLANVVSHTQIEIDLLNKLQGTGNWVDLARHFTPAEEKLYTWWSYRARDYAASNRGRRLDHMWVTPNLLEKAASHQVHVTCRGWAKPSDHVPIVTTFSL
- a CDS encoding HPr-rel-A system PqqD family peptide chaperone, which gives rise to MNVPYAKGYKIAPMGEMSAIYHFASGQSHLVASPVPEILDILDGSPCDEKAIFDQLSAIFDVDNDDDLRILITQQMDELYALGLIERADNV
- the ribA gene encoding GTP cyclohydrolase II, which translates into the protein MNQGQSGNGQTGAVNVARCIDALRRGWPISIGEKEGQICLIAVERFADGTVADDSILSIMISDQRAATLKLGNQAAVHASDKIGAAVHIKRPADFNASLAMAIADPTLDLRHPMKGPFKVVEGAHPILAHIALNLAREAGLLPAFLQLNDDVTPLAQMMADDFADYSQSEHLNIAVRAKLPVSASEDAQIVAFRAQSNGAEHIALLIGKPNGKAPIVRLHSECLTGDVLGSLKCDCGPQLHNAMHQMAHGDWGILLYLRQEGRGIGLVNKLRAYALQDQGFDTVDANLRLGFAVDARDFSVAARMLKLLGAQEIRLLTNNPKKVAGLQAEGIKVVERLAIKVGENPFNIDYLNTKRDRTEHIL
- a CDS encoding LolA family protein, translating into MTNLPKYIAILGISFAATMTAPQSIEAQQNNATLGEISTHLKSVGTMSASFTQTDRRGQSLSGTLLLKRPGKIRFEYQKGVPLLIVADGSSLNMIDYEVNQVQRWPIKNSPLSALLDPNQDLSKYGKLQPTSNPNVVSVQVKDPKRPEFGMITMIFLRKAGAPGGLTLDSWVALDSQNNRTTIRLKNVKFNTAISDSSFRWTDPRPKKRR